Part of the uncultured Desulfobacter sp. genome, AAAGAATCAAGATATGCAGATATTGGCAAATTTACAACTCCTGAGGAGGGAATAAAGATAAGCCTTTCAAATTTTATCCAGAATCAATATTCGTTTACGCAGATTAATTGGAGAAACGAAGGTCGTAAAGATAAAATAACTAAAGAAAGGACTCCATTTTCAGAAATTCCCAGGATTAAAAATAAAATTAAATATTTAATGGCAAGATTTTTTTAATTTATGTATTCATATCATAAAAATGTGACAATCATTTTAAGTCTTTTTAAGAAGTTCGGCATTCGTAATATTGTGGCATCAGCGGGTACTCGTAATATACCCCTTGTTTTTTCAGCGTTGCGAGACGATTATTTTAACTGTTATTCAATCGTTGATGAGAGAAGTGCCTCTTTTTTTGCACTTGGCATTATACAAACAACTCAAAAACCTGCAGCCATTGTCTGTACATCAGGCACTGCCGCTTGCAATTACTTGTCCGCTGTTAATGAAGCTTTTTATCAGCATCTGCCATTAGTTGTTCTTACCAGTGATCGAAATCATTATTATTTAAACCAACAAGAAGATCAGTGTATTCCACAACTGAGTCTTTATCAAAATGTGTTAAAAAAAATGGTAGACCTTCCAATTGTTCGTGATGAACTTGATGAGTGGTATTGTGGGCGACTTGTTAATGAAGCATTGCTTGAACTTGATCATAGGGAAAAAGGTCCTGTACAGATCAATTTTCAAGTAGACGCCGATTATCCCAAAAAAGGAGGGGATTTTATTTTAGATCAACCTAACCTTCCTAAAGTAAAAAAAATAGATCGTCTAATGGCGGAAGACAGTGATGAAAAATGGGAATCACTTGCAAAATATATATCCGGTAAAAAATTGTTAATTCTTTACGGTCAGAATATGCCAGTTTCTAAGGAGGAAACAAATGAGATAAATAATTTTTGTGATAAATATGATGTAGTTATTATTAGTGAGCATCTGGCTAACCGTCATGTGAAAAATCAGGTGCAACCTACACTAATCCTTAAAATGGTTGATAAAAAAGAATTTTGTCCGGACATCGTGATAACAATGGGAGGACATCGTATAATAGAACCAAAGGCAAAATTCAGAGCTATAAAAGATCAGATTGAACATTGGCATGTTTCACCTGATGGTAATGTTTCTGATCCGTTTCATTGTCAAACGATGATCATAGAATGTCGCCAAAAGTATTTCTTTGGAAGATTAGCTTCCTTGGGGAAGAAATCTACACATCCTTATTTGGATAAATGGCGAGCTATGGAAGCGCTACAAATAAAAAGAGAGCCTAAATCTGCAGATTTTGAATTTTCAGGTGTTTATGCAATTAAAAGCTTATTTGAGAATATTCCTGCGGATAGCCTAATACATGTATCAAATAGTAACAGCATTCGTTTAGCAACTTATTTCAATCTTCCTGAAACGATCAATTTTTATTGTAATCGCGGAACCTGCGGTATTGATGGTTCCATGTCAACTTATGTGGCTCAATCATATTTATCTAAAAATCTCTCATTTTTGATTATTGGGGATCTTAGCTTTTTTTATGATATGAATGCGTTATGGAACCATTATGTAAATGGGCAAACACGAATTCTGCTTATTAATAATTGTGGTGGTGCCATTCTTAATTTTGGGCGTTATAAGACGGTTAATGTACCGTATTGTTTAGTTAATACTGCGGCTGCACATGAAACATCCGCCAAAGGATGGGTCGAATCTCAAGGCTTTAAATATCTATGTGCCAATAATCAAGAAGAATTTGATCGTGCAATTGATGAATTTGTAGTAACCAATTCAAAACAACCTATATTATTTGAAGTCTTTACTGATATCGATAAGGATAATGAACAAAGGAATTTAATAACGGAATTTTATCGTACATCAGATGCGGTGAGAATAAATAAAATAAAAAAAGCTGTACCAGAACCTTTAAAAAAAATAATTAAGTCCTTAAAAATATAATGATTTGTTTGATGATTAATTCTCCTGAAGTTTTTTTTATAAGGGATAGTGCGCTGTGGATAATCTAAAAAAAATTACAATTGGCCTCCTTACTGCAGAATTAAATAATGGCAATATGGGGTGTAATGCATTAACTTTAGGAGCAATTATTCTTTTAGAAGAAGTTTCTAAAAAAATCGGTTGCGGTTTTCAATATATTCTTTTCTCCGCTAATGACAGTAGATGCCTTAGTTCCTATGAAGAATTAAGAGGTGTTGATATCAGTTTTTGTGAGCCGACTGTTCATCTTCGCAGTATCGCCAAAATGTTATTAAGAAATAATGTGAAAAAGATATTCGATTTCCGAACTGCTATTAATGACTGTAAAGTATTTTTTGAAATTGCCGGAGGAGATAGCTACAGTGATATCTATGGAATAAATCGGCCTATAACATTTGATAAATACCATACAAAAATTATAAAGAAGAAAGTTCCTTTAATTTTTTTACCCCAAACTATCGGACCATTTAAAAGTGACAAGGCCAAAAAAATAGCAAAAAAAGGGTTATCATATGCTGCACATGTTTTTGCTCGGGATCCCATTAGTTTTAACAAAGCTAAACAAATATCCAAGAATATATCTATTTCGCAAACAATAGATATGGCTTTTTTTATGGACTATACTCCCATAAACAAATCAAAAAAAAAATTGAAGGTTGGTTTAAACCCTTCGGGTCTGCTATGGGACGGAGGGTACACCAGAAATAATCAGTTTGGTTTGAAAGTTGATTATGAACAGCTAATGCGCCAGATGATAAAAAGCTTAGATCCAGAAAGATTTGATATAATTCTTGTGCCGCATGTACTCAGTGGTCCCGGTTATAGCTTTGAGGACGATTACAAAGTATGTAAGTGCTTAAAGGCAGATTATCCACATTGTTTGATTGCTCCTTTTTTTTATACTCCTGTGGAAGCAAAATCCTTTATATCCGGGCTTGATTTGCTTGCAGGCTCAAGAATGCACTGCTGCATAGGCGCATATTCTGCCGGTGTCCCTATATATCCTTTGGCATATAGTAGAAAATTCAAAGGGCTGTTTAAAGATCAGCTTAACTATCCTTACGGTGCAGAATTGACCTTGATGGATGTTGATGCCGTGTTGATCGATTTTCTAAAATTCGTTAGTGGAATAAAAGTCGTGACAGAAGAGATGCCAGGAAGAATTGAAGAATTGGCCGATTATAAAAAGAACTTAATCAAGAGTTTATCTGGAAAGATATCTGAAGTCCTAGCATAGAATACCGTTTGCTTATAGGTTCATAAAATTGAATTATAAATAGCAAAAAAAATTTGAAGATGTCAAGTTCTCCATAATATTAATCCGGCAATTATATATGAAAGACGAGATCTGCAAACATTCTGTTGCGGTTACTATGGGGTTGCGGTTACTATGGGATTGTATGAAAATAACGTTGCCTTTGCGGAAATAACACCTCGTTATAATTTTCAGAAAGTATTGATGAGTATAGGGAAAAGAGAACTTTTTATTACTATTTTGATGGCAGGACTTTATGGTTTGGCTATATCATATGGTAATATTATACATATAATATTTTTGTGCTTACCATTCATAAGCCTCTTTTTTATAGAGTTTATAATAAAGGATGCTATACGAAATTCTGTTTTGCTATTTGTTATAATTTATCCAATTTTGCCCTTTCATGTCGGAGTTGATTTTGGGGGAGGGCTTCCGGTTTTAAAATTACAAAGGGTTATTGTTTTTTGCATAATCTGTTTTTGGTTAATTGACCGCTTTCTATTGCATCATAGCCAAGCAGTATCCTTTTTAAAGTTTCCTTTAATAAAACAAGCAGCATTTATGCTGTTGATTTTGTTCATATGCGTGTTTGCAAGCGGACTGAACCCTGAAGCGATTAAGTATTTACTTAGTTTTTCAATAGAATCGATACTATTGATGTATGTTGTTTATGATCTTTTCAAAAACGAAACTGAACATAGGCGATTGATAATTGCGATAACGATATCGGGAGGGATTGTTTTATTGATTGGAACAATTGAACATATTACAGGACAAAACTATTATTCAAAATTTGGCACTTTTAGGGAGGACATGGCGTTTGCAGTTAATCAGCAATTTAGATTAGGTTTAAATCGAGTTCGTGGTGCTTTCCCTCATGCAATAGATTTTGGGGCTGCTCTTGTGATTATTAGTAGTTTACTGTTCATTATTTCTGGATTTGTATATAGATATTTTTTGAGGAAATTGCTTTTATGTCTATATATTTGTGGATTAGTAGGATGCTATCTGAGTTATTCAAGAGGCCCAATGATTATGTGGATTGTTATTTTTCTCTTTTTTTTATTTAGGGAGAAAAATGTAAAATTTTTTTTAAGCCTTTTAGTTTGTGCTGTATTGTTTGTGAGTGGGCCTGAAAACCTTCCTTTCCAGAATGTGTTTTCAGCATCAATATCCGCTAAGACTGGAATGGGTTCTTCAGCCTTTGCCCGAATAGAACAAATAAGGCAAGCAATTCCATTTATAAGTTTGAAGCCATTCACTGGTTGGGGATTCGAAAGAACAAGCGCTTATCTTAGTAGAACTATTGATAATTACTATCTTAGAATGCTTTTAAATTTTGGGATATTAGGGCTTTTTTCTTTTCTTTTCTTTTATGGATTGCTATTAAAAAAAGCATTTCTAATTATTCGATCTGATATTGGGCATCGTAATTTTCATTCTACTTTTTCCTATTATTACATAGCTGTTTCGTGTTCAATATTTATTTTATTTATGACGGTTTCTTTAGAACATTACATGTACTTATATTGGGTCCTCTCTGGTATTTTACTTAGGATTTCTACTTTGGATATAAATTCTCACGATAGGTAGTAGGTGAATTTGTTAAGGAACACGGAAAAATTTAAATCCAAAGATCATTTATGATAGCAGGGAATGATATCCAAGGTGATTCTTCAGCAAACTTTTTTCACTCTTACATGAATCGTTTTTAATGTTTGGAGGAACGCCCAAAGCTTGTGCCAAATAGAATTCGAAAAATTGGCGTTTCGCATAAGTCATTCCTCCAAATAACTGATATTGAGGAGGCTCAATTAGGAGCAGTCCGTCAAATGTCAAGAGAATCTACGATGTTTTTTTCAGACAAAAACGGGTTAGTCTATCACTATTTATTAGAAAAGTTGTTGTTGTAACAGCATAAAAAAAATAAAATGGTAGACCGAAAAATGATCAATAAACAGGTTTGTTGTTTTTTGTTAACTGCATGCCTCCTATCTATAATAAACTCGTATGGTAGCGAAAGCTCCCCTCAATCTCAACCTGTCAATCCGAATGCCCTTTCTGACGTGCGATTTGTTTTGAAGTATATTTATGAAAGAAAAGATAGAGGGATGATATTAAGTTCACAGCATATATCCCTGACTAAGAATTACAATGAAGCTGAACATGTTCGATCACTGACCGGGAAGATGCCATCTATCGTAGAATTCGACTTGCTTAATTTCCACAAGACTCCGGCAAGGAAGGAACGGTATATCAACTTTGCCAAAGCGTGGAGCAAGGCGGGCGGCTTGGTGGCCGTGAGTTGGCATGAAACCAGTCCGGAACTATGCATACTAGACGAAGGTGGTTATCAGTACGGCACGAAGAAGATGATGACCCAGGAACGATTCGAAGACGTTTTGACGGAAGGAACGGAATTGAATCGCCGGTGGCGGGATCACCTCGACCTGGCCGCCTGCTGGCTGGGCGAGCTTCAGAAAGCCGGTGTGGTGGTCCTCTGGCGCCCGTATCACGAAATGACCGGTGACTGGTTTTGGTGGGGGGGCAAGAAGCCGGAGACATTCCGAGTACTATGGAGAAAAGCCTATGAGCACCTGACTAATCGCCATCGGCTTAACAACTTGATTTGGGTGTGGAGTGCCGCCCAGGTTGGGGACGATTACGCAGCCTATCTACCCCTCAATGCGGTGGATGTCGTTGGAATCGATATATATATCACAAAAAGGGACGATCCTGAATTCTTACGGCGAGCGAATATGATTCGACGCATAGCCCAAGGTAAACCCATTGCGCTTACGGAAGTAGGAACGATACCTTGTCTGGATATACTGATAAACCGGACGGAATTTACCTGGTTCTCAGTATGGGGAAGGGGATTTCTGGACAACCAGCATTACTCTAAATCCTTGCAGAACGGATCGGGAAATTCACCCGCCTGGATACTGGAGACTTATGCTCATCCCAAAGTAATCACGAAAGACGAGATTCACTTAAGGTGATATATTTAGAGCGTTGCAGGAAAGACGCCGGTTCCAAATTTTAGCATTAGGGTGAAGTGCTACTATAGAAGACGCTTAAAAGGCAGGAAGAGTCTTAGATTTAGTCACGATATGCCAGCCTTGGAATCCAATTTAATTTTTAATCTGTGAATGGATACATGGGATAAATAAGGATCATGATGGGGGGCTTTTGAATATATTATTTGTTACAACAGTAATTCCGTTTGGAAAAACAACAGGCGGAGAAATAGCCTCATCTGCATTTCTAAATTCATTTAAAGACTTAGGCCATAATGTTGATGTTGTAGGTTATTTGAGGAAGTCTGATCCTCAATATACTGCTGAGATTGTTGAACGGAGAAATATTGAAACTAAAACTTCCGGG contains:
- a CDS encoding glycosyl hydrolase; this encodes MVDRKMINKQVCCFLLTACLLSIINSYGSESSPQSQPVNPNALSDVRFVLKYIYERKDRGMILSSQHISLTKNYNEAEHVRSLTGKMPSIVEFDLLNFHKTPARKERYINFAKAWSKAGGLVAVSWHETSPELCILDEGGYQYGTKKMMTQERFEDVLTEGTELNRRWRDHLDLAACWLGELQKAGVVVLWRPYHEMTGDWFWWGGKKPETFRVLWRKAYEHLTNRHRLNNLIWVWSAAQVGDDYAAYLPLNAVDVVGIDIYITKRDDPEFLRRANMIRRIAQGKPIALTEVGTIPCLDILINRTEFTWFSVWGRGFLDNQHYSKSLQNGSGNSPAWILETYAHPKVITKDEIHLR
- a CDS encoding O-antigen ligase family protein; the protein is MGLYENNVAFAEITPRYNFQKVLMSIGKRELFITILMAGLYGLAISYGNIIHIIFLCLPFISLFFIEFIIKDAIRNSVLLFVIIYPILPFHVGVDFGGGLPVLKLQRVIVFCIICFWLIDRFLLHHSQAVSFLKFPLIKQAAFMLLILFICVFASGLNPEAIKYLLSFSIESILLMYVVYDLFKNETEHRRLIIAITISGGIVLLIGTIEHITGQNYYSKFGTFREDMAFAVNQQFRLGLNRVRGAFPHAIDFGAALVIISSLLFIISGFVYRYFLRKLLLCLYICGLVGCYLSYSRGPMIMWIVIFLFFLFREKNVKFFLSLLVCAVLFVSGPENLPFQNVFSASISAKTGMGSSAFARIEQIRQAIPFISLKPFTGWGFERTSAYLSRTIDNYYLRMLLNFGILGLFSFLFFYGLLLKKAFLIIRSDIGHRNFHSTFSYYYIAVSCSIFILFMTVSLEHYMYLYWVLSGILLRISTLDINSHDR
- a CDS encoding polysaccharide pyruvyl transferase family protein → MDNLKKITIGLLTAELNNGNMGCNALTLGAIILLEEVSKKIGCGFQYILFSANDSRCLSSYEELRGVDISFCEPTVHLRSIAKMLLRNNVKKIFDFRTAINDCKVFFEIAGGDSYSDIYGINRPITFDKYHTKIIKKKVPLIFLPQTIGPFKSDKAKKIAKKGLSYAAHVFARDPISFNKAKQISKNISISQTIDMAFFMDYTPINKSKKKLKVGLNPSGLLWDGGYTRNNQFGLKVDYEQLMRQMIKSLDPERFDIILVPHVLSGPGYSFEDDYKVCKCLKADYPHCLIAPFFYTPVEAKSFISGLDLLAGSRMHCCIGAYSAGVPIYPLAYSRKFKGLFKDQLNYPYGAELTLMDVDAVLIDFLKFVSGIKVVTEEMPGRIEELADYKKNLIKSLSGKISEVLA
- the menD gene encoding 2-succinyl-5-enolpyruvyl-6-hydroxy-3-cyclohexene-1-carboxylic-acid synthase, with the translated sequence MTIILSLFKKFGIRNIVASAGTRNIPLVFSALRDDYFNCYSIVDERSASFFALGIIQTTQKPAAIVCTSGTAACNYLSAVNEAFYQHLPLVVLTSDRNHYYLNQQEDQCIPQLSLYQNVLKKMVDLPIVRDELDEWYCGRLVNEALLELDHREKGPVQINFQVDADYPKKGGDFILDQPNLPKVKKIDRLMAEDSDEKWESLAKYISGKKLLILYGQNMPVSKEETNEINNFCDKYDVVIISEHLANRHVKNQVQPTLILKMVDKKEFCPDIVITMGGHRIIEPKAKFRAIKDQIEHWHVSPDGNVSDPFHCQTMIIECRQKYFFGRLASLGKKSTHPYLDKWRAMEALQIKREPKSADFEFSGVYAIKSLFENIPADSLIHVSNSNSIRLATYFNLPETINFYCNRGTCGIDGSMSTYVAQSYLSKNLSFLIIGDLSFFYDMNALWNHYVNGQTRILLINNCGGAILNFGRYKTVNVPYCLVNTAAAHETSAKGWVESQGFKYLCANNQEEFDRAIDEFVVTNSKQPILFEVFTDIDKDNEQRNLITEFYRTSDAVRINKIKKAVPEPLKKIIKSLKI